CTAAGTTCATTCCATGTTCTAAGTCCACACTCAAAGCTAGATTCTGAGAAAACATTCTTGCAGCTGATTAATTTAGTGTTTGATGTGTCAAAGCAGAGGAGAGATGTGTTCAAGGATTGAATCTATGGCGGAACAACTCCATGGAGGTCAACAATGAAATATTCGAGGGATATCAGAAAGAAAATCAGGAGGAGAGCATCAAAGAGATCGTTGCAGGTTACTCCATTTCTCTATCATGTATTTGTGTGTTTACCTGCACTTTTCTTACTGCTTTATTTATGCTTGAATCAGCATACGATCTCCTGGACACTAATAGGAACAACTTCAATGTGACTATTTGGTACAACTCTACATACAAATTTAATATAAAAGATAGGCGTGTAAAGTTGGTCCAAGTTCCTCGCTCAGTCAACTTGGTAAAGCGTTGTGTTCAAGATATTAATCATTTTCCTTATACATAGGATATTTCTCTTGATCAAACCCATCATTAGATTCTCCAACAAACTTTCAGGTTTCGAATGCTTACCTTCACTTTCTGCAAGGCCCTGAAACAAAAATGTTGTTCGAATATGTCAAAGAAGTGCCTAAACTAGAAAGTAGACTTCGTCTAGACATTGCGTCTCTAATTGGCCCTCTTTTCTTCACATGGGTTATTCTTCTTCTGTTCCCGGTAAGTTTGTTTTCTAAGTATTTATTCATCTCAATACACGATGGTCTCTAAATCTTGGATGTTCTTTTCCTTTATGACCAAAACCATTGTTAAAATTTTGTGCTAGCTTAGAGGTTGTATAAATGCTCTTCTGCGTCATTCCACATTCTACACTCAGATGAATTATCACTAGTTACATGAATTTGTATGCAGGTGATCTTGACCTCATTGGTGTATGAGAAGCAGCAGCGTCTAAGAATTATAATGAAAATGCACGGCCTAGGAGATGGTCCATATTGGATGATATCCTATGTATATTATCTCATCATATCCACCTTATACATTATAAGCTTGATGATATTTGGATCAGCAATAGGTAATGTATTCTCTGTCATATCATATGTTATTATATATATATATATATATCAATTTTCAGAGCTACAGTTTCTTGCAGGACTGAAGTTCTTCCTGTTTAATGACTACAGCTTCCAATTCATTTTCTGTTTTCTCTATATAAATCTGCAAATATCCACTGCCTTTCTAGTCTCCTCAGCATTTTCAAAAGTTGAGACAGCATCAGGTACTAGAGTCAATTCTTTTTCTTTCAAATTTGCTCAGGAACATGTTGAAGAAACACTTTTTTTTTGTTTAATGTCCAAATTGTAGTTGTTTCTTACATACACATCTTTGGATCTGGACTCTTGGGTGCATTTCTCTTCCAGTTTCTGCTCGAAGATGTATCATTTCCCAGTAAGATATTAAAGATTATATATTTCTCCCAAAACTAACCGCAATACTAATATGATCATTACTTTCTTTTTCCAGGACGCTGGATTTTTGTCATGGAGTTGTATCCAGGCTTCTCTTTGTACCGTGGATTGTACGAGTTCTCCATATACGCGTATCAGAAAAACGTGACTGGGAGAGATGGAATGAAGTGGAAAGATTTCACTAATAGTGCAATGGATGAAGTCTTCTACATCATTATCGTTGAGTGGTTTGTGGCGCTCATTGCAACATACTATATTGATCAGGGTTCTTTATCCGTGAAAGACTCTTTTTCATTCTTGAGAAAACATTTCAAGCAATCTCTTTATCCTAGGACGTCAATGCAGAGCTCTTCAGTTACTGTAGAAATGGAGAAATTAGATGCCACTCAAGAGGTATGACAACAATGATCCACAATATTTTACATGTTCTTGATTTGCAATTTCCTAGCTGTTTTTATAGGTAAAATTTTGTTTTAATCAGAGAGCCAAAGTTGAGAAACTGATGCTTGAGCCGAGCACAAGCCATGCAATTGTATGTGACAACCTGAAAAAAGTGTATCCACGTAAGGATGGAAACCCGCCAAAAATGGCTGTTCGAGGGCTGTCTCTTGCAGTGGCTTCAAAAGAATGCTTCGGCATGTTAGGACCCAATGGTGCTGGAAAGACTTCTTTCATCAACACGGTCAGTGCCCAATTTGATTGGAAATTCTATAAATGAAAAATTATATCTAGCAAAGTCCTAAATAGTAGAAGTTGTACTGTATTTTTTTTTTTCAGATGACTGGACTTGCGAAACCAACATCAGGCGCAGCGTTTGTTCAAGGTTTGGACATATGCAAGGATATGGATAAAGTGTACACAAGCATGGGTGTATGCCCACAACAAGAGTAACTATTCAACTTCATGAGAACATTTTCTTTTACTGAACTATACAGAAAAGACTATTATTAAGTTTGATAGTGATCGTATATTATCGGTAGATATCCATTGTATAATATTTTAGAATTTAATCTCACTTATGATTTGTATCAGCTTGCTATGGGAGACACTGACTGGGAGAGAACATCTGCTCTTTTACGGAAGACTTAAGAATCTTAAAGGCTCTGAGCTCAACCAAGTATGTTATATCAATCTTCCTTCCCTTCTATATAACTCTAGAGGTACTAATCCATGGATGGTCCATTTCATGCTTATCAGGTTGTAGAGGATTCTCTTAAGAATGTCAACCTTTTTAATGGAGGAGTTGCTGATAAACCTGCTGGAAAATACAGTGGAGGTATGAAAAGACGGCTAAGTGTAGCCATTTCACTTATCGGGAGTCCTAAGGTATATATGCATTTATTTGGTTACCAAACTATAAATGTAATATTGTTTCAAGCTGTAACAAAATTTATTATTTCATTTGGTTATTCTTTCAAAAGGTGGTTTATATGGATGA
The DNA window shown above is from Brassica oleracea var. oleracea cultivar TO1000 chromosome C3, BOL, whole genome shotgun sequence and carries:
- the LOC106330816 gene encoding ABC transporter A family member 5-like — encoded protein: MATNPVPASFLTRANALFRKNLTFQKRNIWSNVRLIVIPLYLCVLLVGIQALFNTQFNNSVDNRCGCKRIDKKNGDGKCERKSCGPEYSSPNQAFFCAFPNPPPLPPLLHIPSSVFDSNSCTRNTGSCHVTILVTGNNHTLGATISRNLLPTYSTVISSDDFLRNPAYNVLGTTSETGNTNYLDPGIHSNLSIFNIQARCTPNTTLSSFPFQQPLHEFHKEERCVQGLNLWRNNSMEVNNEIFEGYQKENQEESIKEIVAAYDLLDTNRNNFNVTIWYNSTYKFNIKDRRVKLVQVPRSVNLVSNAYLHFLQGPETKMLFEYVKEVPKLESRLRLDIASLIGPLFFTWVILLLFPVILTSLVYEKQQRLRIIMKMHGLGDGPYWMISYVYYLIISTLYIISLMIFGSAIGLKFFLFNDYSFQFIFCFLYINLQISTAFLVSSAFSKVETASVVSYIHIFGSGLLGAFLFQFLLEDVSFPRRWIFVMELYPGFSLYRGLYEFSIYAYQKNVTGRDGMKWKDFTNSAMDEVFYIIIVEWFVALIATYYIDQGSLSVKDSFSFLRKHFKQSLYPRTSMQSSSVTVEMEKLDATQERAKVEKLMLEPSTSHAIVCDNLKKVYPRKDGNPPKMAVRGLSLAVASKECFGMLGPNGAGKTSFINTMTGLAKPTSGAAFVQGLDICKDMDKVYTSMGVCPQQDLLWETLTGREHLLFYGRLKNLKGSELNQVVEDSLKNVNLFNGGVADKPAGKYSGGMKRRLSVAISLIGSPKVVYMDEPSTGLDPASRMNLWTVIKRAKRHTAIILTTHSMEEAEFLCDRLGIFVDGRLQCIGNPKELKARYGGSYVFTMTTSSEHEQDVEMLVQDLSPNAKKIYHIAGTQKFEIPKVEVGISKVFEAVEKAKSSFTVFAWGLEDTTLEDVFIKVARGAQDFNVLS